ACACGCCACAGGACAACCGTCGATTACAAGAATCTTATCTGACCCGCCAACTGAGGCGACCATTCCGCTAATGTGACCACCCACTCCAGCTAAGCAGAAGAACCTGCCCTGTTTTTCTATGTCGAGCTTCTTTGCCACCTCGTTCGTTATCTGTCCAACGTTCGATGCCCCGGAACACGCAAGAATCAGATTGGTGCTGCCACAGCAGCAGTTGTCTTGTGCCATTCTCAGTATCTCCTTTTGGTTACTTCTCTAGTTTCTGCTTTATACGCAGGAACTCATCCTCGGTGATTTCACCGCTGGCGTACCGGCGCTTCAGGATGTCGATAGGGTCTTCAGCATTGCACATCTGCATCATGCTTTTCATCTTGCCGCACATCCTGCCCATCAACTTGGGACCTGCGACCATCATGGTGGTCATCATTGTCGCGCAGAACATCATGCCGCCAAGCACTCCCCAAAGCAAGTTTCGAGTTTTACCAGTATACTGCTCATCGTGATCGGATCGAATCATGGCTACTTGTCACCCCGCTTTTTGTAAGAGTCCCCAAGCATCCAAGTGGAGTTGTTTTGGTATTTGGCAGTTTAACCAAATTGTGCTAGACTGTCAAGTGGAAATTACACAATGCGACTGGCTCTGCCTGTTCCGATGGAGACATAAGTTGAAGCGAGCGCTGATTGATCCGGCCAAATGCAATAATTGCTCACCATGCCTCGTCGAGCAAGAATGCCCAATGGAAGCTGTTTTTCGTGAGTTACAAGATTCAAAACCCTGGGTGGACTTCTATCGTTGTGCCGGGTGCATGAAGTGCAAGGCGTTCTGCGCCAATCATGCCATAGAGGAGATAGCACATCCTTGTGATGGTAAAGGCCGGATGGGCTGGTAGAATTGATCAATTAACGAGAGGACAATATGGCAACTATTACGCTCACAGAACAAGATATAATGAGGCTCAAAGTCATTATGATGGACCAGGACAAGGATGATGCTTACGGGTTCTTGCGTGACCGGATCATGCCGGAGATTCAGAAGCAGGATGGAAAGGCGATGAAGAGCCATTTGGATGGCGGTAAGGGGTCGATGTTCTAGAAAGAAGTGCTAACAGCAATAAGGAAGGTCCATCCTCGTCCGTACAATCCCTGCGAAAAGGGACGCTACATATGGGACAGCGAAGCCGGTCGCTTGTCAGACCTAGATCAACAGCACGACCGGCATACGTTGACACACACAATCTATTTGGTGACTGCGCTCATCATCGCGCTCACCAGATCAGGCACCTTGGGTACTCGCCCGCTTGCCACTAATTTATCGTCGATCTTAATGGCGGGAGTAGACATGATACCTGCCTTTGCCATCTCTGCAAGGTCCTTGACCGTTTCCACATGAGCCTCGACTCCAGCTTGCTTGATGGCTTCCTCCACGGCGGCGATTGCCTTATCTCCGCCACAGCATGATACATACACCTTGATAACCATAAGGGTTCCTCCTTTGTAAAGCATTTGCTAGATGAGAAAGTTGAATATGTATCCTACAATCACTATTCCGAGAGCAACGAAACCGACGAACAGCCAGATGAGTGGCATCCGGATGACCTTCCGCAACATCACGAGTTCCGGAATCGAGATTCCGATCACCGACATCATGAATGCAAGCGACGTTCCAAGAGCGGCTCCTTTGGCCAGAACGGCCTGCACTATCGGCATCACACCTACGGCACTTGCATACAACGGCAGGCCAAGAATCACCGCCACCGGTACGTTCCACCAGGCTTCCTTGCCCATATACTGGCTGACGAATGCCACTGGGATATAGCCGTAGATTGCAGCACCGAGTGCAATTCCACCCACAAGATAGTGCCACGTGCCTGCGAGTATTTCCTTTACGGCTGTGGTACCAGAATCTACCCGGTCGTTCCAGGTCATAGCACTAGTGACGTCCTGGCTTGGAGTGTCAACTGGACTCTGTCCAGCACTTGTCTGTAGATCGGCAACCCATGATTCAAGAAACCTCTCCGGTCGCATGCGTGCTATGAGCATTCCTGAGATGACAGCCTTTGTCATCCCAAGCACAGCATATAGCGTGGCTATCTTCCAACCATACATCCCGTATAGCATCGCTAGCGCCACTTCATTGACGACGGGACAAGATATAAGAAATGACATCGTGATCCCGAGAGGTATTCCTGACTGCAGGAAACCGAGAAAGAGCGGGATTGCAGAGCAGGAGCAGAAAGGAGTCGGCACTCCAAGTATCGCGGCAAGAACATATCCGTAGGTTCCTCTACGACCCGCAATCATCGTACGTATCCGCTCTGGAGTCAGGAACGTGCGCGTGATCCCGACAATAAAGGTAATAAGCACGAGCAGCATTAGCACCTTCGGCGCGTCGGCCACAAAGAACTCGACAGCGCCGGCAAGGTGACCGCCTTTGGCAAACCCCAATAGAATGTAGGTGAACCATCTCGCAAACCGGTCTAGCTGAAGATAAAGGAGCGTCCAAGCTGACAATCCCAGCAGCACCCACAGGAATAGCAGACTGCGGCGCATCCCACGCATCTGTTTCGACGTCTGTGCGATCTCTTCTCTTTGTTCGTCTACATTACTCACGCTGCTACCTCCCGGCAATCAGTCCTGCTGGCATTACAGTTGCTGCTAACAACTACTTTGCAGGCTAATCGCTACTAAATGTTTTGGTAAAGCTTTTCAGTGATGCCAATAATACATCGCACATACCGTCGTCCATGCGCTCAAGTGAAGCGCCGGTCTTTTGAGCGAACTCTTCGATTATACGCTCCACAAGCTCTCGCCCTGCATTAGTAAGCACGACACAGCATATCCGCTGATCGTCTTCGCTGCGTTCCCGACGAACATAAAATTTACGCTCAAGGCGATCAACGATCCGTGTTGCACCACTCTTGGTGAAGCCGAGTTGCTGCCCCAGGCTTTGCATAGTGCAAGCATCTGTCTTAGCCAAAATCCGCAATGCCCGGTATTCTATATAAGAAACGTCCTCGCAGCAATAGCCTTCTGCACCTTGACCGCCGAACCTCCATATTATCTCATCCAGCAGTTCGACCAGATCTCTCGC
Above is a window of bacterium DNA encoding:
- a CDS encoding putative zinc-binding protein, coding for MAQDNCCCGSTNLILACSGASNVGQITNEVAKKLDIEKQGRFFCLAGVGGHISGMVASVGGSDKILVIDGCPVACAKLTMDEAGLDDYEYVVVTDLGIEKNHDFTLDPADIDKILEICCSKLNGSQA
- a CDS encoding SHOCT domain-containing protein — its product is MIRSDHDEQYTGKTRNLLWGVLGGMMFCATMMTTMMVAGPKLMGRMCGKMKSMMQMCNAEDPIDILKRRYASGEITEDEFLRIKQKLEK
- a CDS encoding thioredoxin family protein, coding for MVIKVYVSCCGGDKAIAAVEEAIKQAGVEAHVETVKDLAEMAKAGIMSTPAIKIDDKLVASGRVPKVPDLVSAMMSAVTK
- a CDS encoding permease produces the protein MSNVDEQREEIAQTSKQMRGMRRSLLFLWVLLGLSAWTLLYLQLDRFARWFTYILLGFAKGGHLAGAVEFFVADAPKVLMLLVLITFIVGITRTFLTPERIRTMIAGRRGTYGYVLAAILGVPTPFCSCSAIPLFLGFLQSGIPLGITMSFLISCPVVNEVALAMLYGMYGWKIATLYAVLGMTKAVISGMLIARMRPERFLESWVADLQTSAGQSPVDTPSQDVTSAMTWNDRVDSGTTAVKEILAGTWHYLVGGIALGAAIYGYIPVAFVSQYMGKEAWWNVPVAVILGLPLYASAVGVMPIVQAVLAKGAALGTSLAFMMSVIGISIPELVMLRKVIRMPLIWLFVGFVALGIVIVGYIFNFLI
- a CDS encoding MarR family transcriptional regulator, translating into MSEVDTQRARDLVELLDEIIWRFGGQGAEGYCCEDVSYIEYRALRILAKTDACTMQSLGQQLGFTKSGATRIVDRLERKFYVRRERSEDDQRICCVVLTNAGRELVERIIEEFAQKTGASLERMDDGMCDVLLASLKSFTKTFSSD